taCTTATAATAATAATTCTCCTACATTTACATGTAATTTTTAATGGCAGAGatataaacttttttaaaaaatatttagtAATTGTTATAATATAGTGATTGCCATGCATGTGGTCAATGAATCAAATAGTAGGGCTATGATTTATAGGAGTAGAATTTGTGTATGCATTTAATGTTCTTGGCTTCTTGCAAATTCACATTGGCTATAAATAGCCACACTCGGTAATGAAGAAAGATGCACCCGAGCTTTCTTTCTATGCTCAGCTTCTTACCTCCTTCTGTTAAATTTAGTTGTTCTCCGGTTGTTCTTTTATAGCTAGGATATTacaacacgttatcagcacgaagCCCTGCCGGAACTGAGAaggtataattttatttaaatatacatatatatgagtAGACGTGGTTACACCCTCTACTAATATTTTAACTACATATGGCCGAAGCACCGCCTATTTACGGTACCATATAATTTTGGGTAATACCGAAATATAGTGGGAACCTTGATTTATAAATTGCCTGCCTATCGGATAATAATTCTTTTGTGCCTAACTAACTTATGCAGGATTTTCCACTTAAATATATTATTGGTTGGAGATAACCTGTATACGCAGACGTCCGTATGGCGGGTGAAAATCCAtttgtcattttatatatagatCTATTTATAATATCGATGATAATAATGATGTACACATTTATTATTGCTTACTTGTTAACGCACCAGATTCAGTAGGATTGTATGTAATATTTATATTGAAAATTTAAGTTAATAATTTTGGTGTTAAATTCAGATTAAAATGACAAATCTTACAAACTTGTCGTTCGTTGCATTGGACATTTCTGGGGAGAATTATCTATCGTGGGTACAAGATGTAAAGTTGCATTTGGGTTCAAAGAAATTAGGCAACACAATAAAGGCAGAAAACACATCCACAATTGAAGAAAATTTTACCTCTATTATTTTCCTTCGACACCACATGCATGAAGATCTAAAATCTGAGTACCTAGAAGTCGAGGATCCctttattttatgggaaaatctaAAGGATAGGTTCGATCATCAGAAACTAGTTTATCTACCTGCAGCTGAAAATGATTGGGCTAATCTAAGGGTTCAAGATTTTAAGAGTGTTCGGGCATATAGCTCAGCACTATTCAAAATAAGTTCTAGGCTCATTATGTGTGGTGAGATTGTTACTGAGAAAAGAAAGATCGACAAAACATTATCCACTTTTCATCCCAATAATATCAACTTAGCCGAGATGTACAGGGAGCGCAAGTTTACCAAGTTTGGGGATCTCCTTTCAACCCTCCTTGTTGCCGAGCAGAATCATGAATTGGTGATTAAGAATCATCAATCCCGTCCAACGGGATCTGCCCCTTTACCAGAAGTAAATAACACGACATTCCAGCAGAATGTACGTGGAAAAGGGCATAGAGGTGGACGAGGCCATGGTCGCTACCGTGGACGAGGCCGTGGTCGTGGGCATTTTCGTCCTTATTATAGCTTTGGTCACCAGAAGTGGCAACCTGAAACACAGAGCAAAAGAAAGGCACCACAAGGAGGGAAAACTAACAATTTATGTCACAAGTGTGGAATGGAAGGGCATTGGTCACGTAATTGTTATATCCCACAACATCTTGTTGATTTATATCAGTCATCTAAAAGATCAAAAGGGAAAATGGTGGAAACCAATTTCGCCAACAACTTAGATGATTCTCTTATAATATCAACCGGGGGAATAAGCGTTAATGGTCCTAATGAGACTAACGAAACTCCCATGTGGGAGGCTGAGGATTAGTTTTCATAAAATTATTAGTAACCGGAGGAATGAGCATTAATGGTCTGAATTACTATAGTTACTAGTGCGTACTGTGTGCTTTATTTTATCTATGTAATGTGTTATGTTCTTATCAAATAAATCATGTTTCTTAATTATATACAGAATGGATTctgaagatatatgcattgctgattgtggtacaactcatacgattctacaAAATAAAAAATACTTTACCCATATAACCAAAACTGAAGCTCAAGTTGGAACGATTTCTGGCGTATCTAATATAATCGAAggttttggaaaagctagtttCGTCTTACCTAATTATACACACATACATATTCCAAATGCATTATTTTCTAGTAAGTCCActagaaatcttcttagttttaagGATATCAGATTTAACAATTTTCACATCGAAACCACTTCTGAGGCTGGTAAAGAATATCTCCTTATTACTTCTGCTAATTCTAGCaacaagaaaatcttagaaaagtttcagtcactttcctcaggatta
This sequence is a window from Apium graveolens cultivar Ventura chromosome 9, ASM990537v1, whole genome shotgun sequence. Protein-coding genes within it:
- the LOC141683775 gene encoding uncharacterized protein LOC141683775; this translates as MTNLTNLSFVALDISGENYLSWVQDVKLHLGSKKLGNTIKAENTSTIEENFTSIIFLRHHMHEDLKSEYLEVEDPFILWENLKDRFDHQKLVYLPAAENDWANLRVQDFKSVRAYSSALFKISSRLIMCGEIVTEKRKIDKTLSTFHPNNINLAEMYRERKFTKFGDLLSTLLVAEQNHELVIKNHQSRPTGSAPLPEVNNTTFQQNVRGKGHRGGRGHGRYRGRGRGRGHFRPYYSFGHQKWQPETQSKRKAPQGGKTNNLCHKCGMEGHWSRNCYIPQHLVDLYQSSKRSKGKMVETNFANNLDDSLIISTGGISVNGPNETNETPMWEAED